A stretch of the Mycobacterium sp. ITM-2016-00317 genome encodes the following:
- a CDS encoding R3H domain-containing nucleic acid-binding protein gives MTETDNEAGAATTAEVVESVETVIEGDAAEQTDGDALDSEEDLEDRLVAEGEIAGDYLEELLDLLDFDGDIDLDVEGDRAVVSIDGGTDLNKLVGRKGEVLDALQELTRLAVHQKTGERSRLMLDIAQWRQRRREELAALGDKVARRVLETGEREELAPMTPFERKIVHDAVAGVQGVHSESEGVEPSRRVVVLVD, from the coding sequence ATGACTGAGACAGACAACGAAGCAGGCGCCGCGACGACCGCAGAGGTCGTGGAGAGCGTGGAGACCGTCATCGAGGGTGACGCCGCCGAGCAGACCGACGGTGACGCGTTGGACTCGGAGGAGGATCTGGAGGACCGATTGGTCGCTGAGGGCGAGATCGCCGGCGACTACCTGGAAGAGCTCCTCGATCTGCTGGACTTCGACGGGGATATCGATCTGGACGTCGAGGGGGACCGCGCGGTCGTCAGCATCGACGGCGGCACCGATCTGAACAAGTTGGTCGGCCGCAAGGGCGAGGTGCTCGACGCGCTGCAGGAGCTGACCCGGTTGGCGGTGCACCAGAAGACCGGTGAGCGCAGTCGGCTGATGCTGGACATCGCGCAGTGGCGGCAGCGCCGCCGCGAAGAACTCGCTGCGCTGGGGGACAAGGTCGCCCGCCGGGTGCTGGAAACCGGTGAGCGCGAGGAGCTGGCGCCCATGACCCCGTTCGAGCGAAAGATCGTGCACGACGCGGTCGCGGGCGTGCAGGGCGTGCACAGTGAGAGCGAGGGCGTGGAGCCGTCGCGGCGCGTCGTCGTTCTCGTCGACTGA